From the Acidobacteriota bacterium genome, the window GCGGGAATCGAGGCCGCGGTCACCATCGACCGCGACCAGCTCGGCGTGCCGACGCTGCGCGGCACCCACCGCGTCGATCTCGCCTATGGCCTCGGCTTCCTCCACGGCCAGGAGCGCTTCTTCCAGATGGACCTGCAGCGCCGGCAGGCCGCCGGCGAGCTCTCGGAGCTCTTCGGACCGGCCACCTTCGGCGCCGACCGCCGGGCCCGCCGTCACGGCTTTCGCCAGCTCGCGGCCCAGGTCTTCGGTCAGAGCCCCGGCTCCACCCGGCGACTGCTGACCGCCTACGCCGACGGCGTCAACGCCGGCCTCGACGCTCTCGACGCCAGCCCCGTCGAGTACCTGCTGTTGCGCCAGGGGCCGGAGCCCTGGCGCCCGGAAGACTCGGTGCTGACGCTCTACGCCATGTTCGAGCTCTTGCAGCGCTTCGGCATTCAGGTGGAAGAAGGGCTGAGCTTGCTTTCCACCGAGCTGACGCCGGACCTCTACCAGTTCTTGACCGCCTCCGGAGACGGCTGGGACGCTCCCCTGCTCGGACAGGTGACGGCGGCGGCGGCACTGCCGCCGGCCACCGCCGTCGCCGCCCATCGCCCGCCACCGCCGGGCAGCTTCGATACCGCCGCCGCCCACGCCGTCCCGGGATCGAACAACTGGGCCGTCGCCGGCGCCCTCACCGCTCACGGTGGCGCCCTGCTGGCGACCGACATGCACCTCCCCCTGTCGCTCCCCAACATCTGGTACCGGGCTCGCCTCGAATGGCCCGGCCACGAGGTCACCGGTGGCACCTTGCCGGGCGCTCCACTGGTGGTGATCGGTAGCAATGGACACGTCGCCTGGGGCTTCACCAACAGCCGCGTCGACACCAGCGACATCGTCCTGCTGGAGATCCATCCCGAGGACCCCGACTCCTACCTCACGCCCGACGGCTGGCGGCGCTTCGACCGCCGGCTCGAGGTGCTGCGCGCCAAGGGCGGCAAGGAGGAGAGCCTCGAGGTGCTGTCGACCGTTTGGGGACCGGTGATCGACGACGACGTCCACGGCCACCCTCGCGCCCTCGCCTGGGTCGCTCATCACCCCGATGCGGTGGGCTTCGAGCTCGCCGCGTTGGAAAGCGCCCGCTCCACCAGCGAAGCTCTCGACATCGCCAACGGCGCCGGCTTGCCGACCCAGAACATCGTGGTCGCGGACACCGCCGGACAGATCGGCTGGACCCTCGCCGGCCGCCTGCCGCGGCGCTACGGCTTCGACGGCCAGACGCCGACCTCCTGGGCCAATGGCTCGCGCGGCTGGGATGGCTTGGTCGACGCCCGCGAGATTCCGCGCCTGGTCGATCCCGTCGACCATCGTCTGTGGACCGCCAACAATCGCCTGGTGGATGGCGACTGGCTGGCCCTGCTCGGCGATGGCGGCTACGTCTCCGGCGCCCGCGCTGGCCTGATCCGTGACCGTCTATTCGAGCTCGAGACCGCCACCGTCGAGGACATGCTGCGCATCCAGCTCGACGACAGCGCCCGCTTCCTCGACCGCTGGCGCAACCTCTTCCTCGACCTGCTCGACGAAGGTGCCCTCGCCGAGAACCCGGCGCGGGGCGACTTCCGCCGCCTGATCGAGGATTGGGAAGGGCGTGCGTCGGTCTCGTCCCGGGCCTACCGCCTGGTGCGCGGGGCCCGCCAGTTCCTGCTCCAGGACCTGCTGCAGTTCCTCACCGCTCCCTGCGCCGAGCTCGATCCGTCCTATGCCTACCTCAACGCGCTGCCGCGCAGCGAGGGTCCGCTGTGGGCTCTGGTCACGGAGCGACCAGAGCACCTGCTCAATCCGAAATACTCGTCCTGGGAGGCACAGCTCCTCGCCGGCGTCGACCAGGTGGTCGCCTACTACGGTCAGATCGGCGCCGACCTCGAGGCCGTGACCTGGGGCAACTTCAATCGCGTCCAGCTACGCCACCCGATCAGTCTCGCAGTTCCCCAGCTCGGCCGCTGGCTCGACCTGCCCGTCGCCGAGCTTCCCGGCGACTTCAACATGCCGCGCGTCCAGCAACCGGGCTATGGTGCTTCCCAGCGTATGGCCGTGGCCCCGGGGCGCGAGGAAGAGGGCATCTTCCACATGCCCGGCGGCCAGAGCGGCCATCCCCTGTCGCCACACTACGGCGACTCCAATCGTGCTTGGGTCGAAGGCACCCCGACATCCTTCCTGCCGGGCCCCACGACCCACACCCTGACCCTCCAGCCGGCCCGCTAGGGCCTCCTCCCGCAAGGCGATGAGAATTCACCACCAGGGAGGGATGACTTTCGTCTCATATCTTCACATTATCGAAAATACGAGTTTATATAAACAACTGCTCTCCGGCATACCGGAGTTTCCCTTCGAGCCTTAACAACCGCCGCAATTCACTCATCTCAAAGGAGAAAAGAAACATGCTTCGAAACGTCCTGTGTTGTTGTCTTCTCGTTCTCGTCGCGCTGGTGCCGTTGACCAGCGAAGCGTCCGGCGCCCGCAAGGTCGCCAGCGACCACGAGTATCTGGTGGTCTTCGAACCCGGCGCCGTCAAGGCCGGCGAGGCCCGGCGCCTGATCGAGGAAGCCGGTGGAACGGTGCAGCGCGACCACCTCGAAATCGGTTTGATGGCGGCCCATTCCTTCGACCCCGACTTCGCCAGCCGCCTGGCGGAGCACCGCACCGTCGCCACCGTCCAGCCGGACCTCTGGGTGCTGCCCGAGGATGCCGGCTTCCGCAGCCCGGTCGAGGCTGCCCAGGTTCGCACCATCACCGCCCCGGACGCTCCCGACATCGTCGGTCGCTTTCAGGCGCTCCGACGCGCCGCCGGCCCCGACCAGGCGATCACCGTGACGGACCCGACGGCGGCCGCCTTCTTCGATGTCCTGGGCTGGTCCTTCTTGCCGATGGAGCTGCCCGCCGCCTGGGCCGCCGGCAATCTCGGGGATCCCGAGGTCAAGGTGGCCGTGCTCGACAGCGGCATCGACTACACCCACATCGACCTCGACGGCAAGGTCGACCTCGACCTCAGCCGTTCCTTCGTCCCCGAAGACGATGCTCTCCTCGAGGACCTCTTCCCCGGCGCCCATCCGGTGGCCGATCTCAACTTCCACGGCACCGTCGCTGCCGGCAACATCGCCTGCAACGCCCTTGGCCACGCCTGCGTCGCCCCCAATGTCACCCTGGTCGGCATCAAGGTGGTCGACAAGGACTACCAGAGCACCGTCGGCCGCATGATCGCCGGCATCCTCTACGCCGGAGCGATCCGGGCGGACGTCGTCAACATCAGCTACAGCTTTTTCCCCCATCTCTCCCTCGACAACCCGGAAGACCGCTGGGCGGTGCGCCTGATGAAGCTGGCCATCCTGTGGGCCCGGCTGCGCGGCGCCATCGTCCTCGCCGAGGCCGGCGTCGACCCCAACATGCCGTTCCGCGAGGGCATCGACGCCGACGCCGACGGCAACGACCGCATCGTGCCGGCCCAGGCCGGCGCCGTGGTGGTCTCCGGAACCAGCGTCGCCGACGCCTTCGGTAACTTCAACAACTTCGGCTTCTCGCTGGTCGACATCGCCGCCCCCGGCGGCGAGTTCCCCTTCGCCGACTTCTTCACCACCGCCG encodes:
- a CDS encoding penicillin acylase family protein, translating into MAKRSLAGRWLRGIGLALLILGLPLLIVATLGGFWLRGQLRASLPQLSGELTVAGIEAAVTIDRDQLGVPTLRGTHRVDLAYGLGFLHGQERFFQMDLQRRQAAGELSELFGPATFGADRRARRHGFRQLAAQVFGQSPGSTRRLLTAYADGVNAGLDALDASPVEYLLLRQGPEPWRPEDSVLTLYAMFELLQRFGIQVEEGLSLLSTELTPDLYQFLTASGDGWDAPLLGQVTAAAALPPATAVAAHRPPPPGSFDTAAAHAVPGSNNWAVAGALTAHGGALLATDMHLPLSLPNIWYRARLEWPGHEVTGGTLPGAPLVVIGSNGHVAWGFTNSRVDTSDIVLLEIHPEDPDSYLTPDGWRRFDRRLEVLRAKGGKEESLEVLSTVWGPVIDDDVHGHPRALAWVAHHPDAVGFELAALESARSTSEALDIANGAGLPTQNIVVADTAGQIGWTLAGRLPRRYGFDGQTPTSWANGSRGWDGLVDAREIPRLVDPVDHRLWTANNRLVDGDWLALLGDGGYVSGARAGLIRDRLFELETATVEDMLRIQLDDSARFLDRWRNLFLDLLDEGALAENPARGDFRRLIEDWEGRASVSSRAYRLVRGARQFLLQDLLQFLTAPCAELDPSYAYLNALPRSEGPLWALVTERPEHLLNPKYSSWEAQLLAGVDQVVAYYGQIGADLEAVTWGNFNRVQLRHPISLAVPQLGRWLDLPVAELPGDFNMPRVQQPGYGASQRMAVAPGREEEGIFHMPGGQSGHPLSPHYGDSNRAWVEGTPTSFLPGPTTHTLTLQPAR
- a CDS encoding S8 family serine peptidase, which gives rise to MLRNVLCCCLLVLVALVPLTSEASGARKVASDHEYLVVFEPGAVKAGEARRLIEEAGGTVQRDHLEIGLMAAHSFDPDFASRLAEHRTVATVQPDLWVLPEDAGFRSPVEAAQVRTITAPDAPDIVGRFQALRRAAGPDQAITVTDPTAAAFFDVLGWSFLPMELPAAWAAGNLGDPEVKVAVLDSGIDYTHIDLDGKVDLDLSRSFVPEDDALLEDLFPGAHPVADLNFHGTVAAGNIACNALGHACVAPNVTLVGIKVVDKDYQSTVGRMIAGILYAGAIRADVVNISYSFFPHLSLDNPEDRWAVRLMKLAILWARLRGAIVLAEAGVDPNMPFREGIDADADGNDRIVPAQAGAVVVSGTSVADAFGNFNNFGFSLVDIAAPGGEFPFADFFTTAVWGPCSSFTTIEAIRFCVDDAPGWVNVAGSIAATANASGVAALIDSQHGGRLRGWQIRRQLFRTADDLGDPGVDPFFGVGRVNARRATSE